A stretch of DNA from Anaerobacillus isosaccharinicus:
CAATTAAATGGCCAAGAGTCGCATATTGGCTATGCATTTTCGAGGTTTTTCCAAGGAGACTTACAGTATATTTTCGATACAATTCAGAGAAAGTTAGAAATGAATTGGAAAATCTTTCGTTTTAGCAACTGGACACAGCTTTTTGTGACAACTTATCTTTTGATTGCTTTGTATCTGTGGCGAAAAAAAGAAATTGTTCGTAGTGGCGTGCGGAGGATTTTAATTCAAACAGGCGTCGTTGCTTCAATAGCGTTATTGTTATTAAATGATTCAGGAGTAGTAGCCGCAGCAACATCAATGTTTATCATTGTTTGTACAAGTTATTATTGGGCATTAGAAAATTATGAATTATGAATTTGGAATTTTGAATTACTCGTAAGTGTCGCTTCGAAGCAACTACTCACACTAATTCAAAATTCACCATTCATAATTAATTACTATGCTTCTAACTCGCTCCACTCTTCTAAGAGGGCATCGAGTTCTTGTTTTTGTTTTTCAATTTCAGTGTTTAGTTTCGAAACTTGGTTGTGATCTTGATAAATTTCAGGATCACAAAGTGCTTTTTCTTTTTCGTCAATAGAAAGCTCAAGTTCTTCAATGGCTTGTTCAATTTCTTCTAGACGTCGCTTAAGTTGACGTTCTTTTCGTTTTGCTTCTTTATCTAGCAGAAAAGTTTGTTTGTTCGGTTGTTCTTCTTGTACTTGAACCTTGTCTTCTTGTTGTTCCTTTAATTGTTTTCGTTCGATGTTTTCTTGTTTTTTTGCTAAATAATAGTCATAGTCACCAATATAATCGACTAACCCGTCTTTTGTCATTTCAACGACTCGGCTTGCCATCCGATTAACGAAATAACGGTCATGGGAAACAAATAGAATGGTTCCAGGATAATCTATTAAAGCATTTTCGAGAATTTCTTTACTATCGAGGTCAAGATGGTTTGTTGGTTCATCTAAAATAAGAAAGTTCGCTTTTTGCATCATTAACTTTGCTAGCGATACGCGAGCTTTTTCGCCACCGCTTAAATCAGAAACGCTTTTTAAAACATCATCACCACTAAATAGGAAGTTCCCTAAAATGGTTCTAATTTCTTTTTCAGGAGTTAGTGGATACTCGTCCCATAATTCATGTAAAACCTGTTTATTAGAATTAAGGTTAGCCTGCTCTTGGTCATAATATCCAAGCAATAAATTACTACCATATTTGATTTTCCCAGAAAGAGGCTCAAGTTGTTTCGTAATGATTTTTAAGAGAGTTGATTTTCCGATCCCGTTTGGACCTAATAGAGCAATACTTTCAGAACGGTTAATCGCTAAATTGAGATTTTCAAATAAAGGTTTTGAATTAGGGTAGCCCCCAGAGAGTTGTTCAGTTCTTAGCACATCGTTCCCGGTTTGTTTTATAATATCAAAAGAGAATCTGGCTGATTTCTCATCACCTTGTGGTCGATCTAAGACATCCATTTTTTCTAATTGTTTACGACGACTCTGGGCTCGTTTGGTAGTCGATGCTCTAGCAAGGTTTTTTTCCACAAATGTATGGAGTTTTTCAATTTCACCTTGCTGCTTTTCATATTGCTTTAGCTCTAACTCGTAACGTTTCGCTTTCTCATCTAAGTAAAAGCTATAGTTTCCAGAAAACCTGGTTGCTTTCTTTCTTGAAATTTCATATACAACAGTAGAAACTTTATCTAAAAAGTAGCGGTCATGGGATACAATTAGAATAGCCCCATCATAATGAAGTAAGTATTGCTCTAACCAAGTAAGAGTTTCTAAGTCTAGATGATTTGTCGGCTCGTCCAAAATGAGTAGATCAGGTCGAGTTAATAGTAATTTACCTAAAGCTAGGCGGGTTTTTTGTCCACCGCTTAAAGTAGAGATTTTTGTAGAATAATCCTTGTCAGAAAAGTTTAATCCTGATAAGATGCCACGAATATCTGCTTCGTACTTATATCCACCTTGTTCTTTAAAGCTTTCAGATAGAAGATCGTAATCTTTTAAGAGTTTTTCATATGTTTTTTCATTATTAATACAATCAGGGTCAGCCATTTTCGCTTCTAAAACGCGAAGTTCTTTTTCCATTTGAATTAACGGTTTAAAAACGGTCAACATTTCATCCCAGATGGAGCTCGAGGATTCTAAGCCGGTATTTTGAGCGAGGTAGCCTAGGGTAACATCTTTAGGAATGATGACTTCTCCCGAATTATAGGAAAGTTTACCAGCAATAATTTTTAAAAGAGTAGACTTACCTGCTCCATTTCGGCCAACAATAGCAACACGGTCCCTCGATTGGACTTCTAATTTTATATTGGATAAAATTGGTTCTGCACCAAAGTTTTTTGTTAATTGAACGCATTGTAAAAGTATCATAATTTCATCATCCTAACATAAAGTAGCAATCTAACGCACAATCAATTATAATCATAACGTTAGTGTACCGTAATCAAATATGGACAAGCAAATAATACTTTCATTGTTGTGCAATTGCTCATGGTAGGCTAGGATGATTTGTCTAGCTCCGACTGCGAGCTGCTCCTGCGATTACACGTCGCAAAGCTTTCAAGATGATTATTCAAGAAGTTGCTTGTCAGAACATTTGCTTGTCGAAGCTAAGCCGGAGCTCTGCGCTTTTCTATAAATATTTCATTTTCGTTACAATTTTTGAAACGATTACAAATTTGACAAAATGGTGTACAATATATTTGTATGAATTAAAGGGGGACATTTAATATGTCATCGTTTACGCATTTTAATGAACAAGGCCGTGCAAAGATGGTAGATATCTCGGAAAAAAACGAGACAGTGCGAACGGCTTTAGCAAAGTCTAGTGTTGAGGTAAGTACAGAAATTTACACGAAAATTAAAGAAGGTTCGATGGGAAAAGGCGACGTTCTTGGAGTAGCTCAAGTAGCGGGCGTAATGGCAGCCAAAAAAACGGCTGATTGGATCCCAATGTGTCATCCACTTGCCTTAACGGGTGTTGATGTGACGTTTGATTGGAGCGAAAAAGGCAAAAATCACAAGCTTAATATTTACGTGAAAGTTAAGACAAAAGGTAGTACTGGGGTAGAGATGGAAGCTTTAACAGCAGCCTCTGCAGTTGCTTTAACAGTTTATGATATGTGTAAAGCAGTTGATAAAGGAATGATTATTGGACCTACATATTTAGTTGAAAAAACAGGTGGAAAAAGCGGGGATTTTAAAAGAGAAAAGGCTGTAGATTAAAACACTAATAATATTTGTACCGAATATAAGGGGAAAAACCTGGGATTGTCAGCAATCATTTGTGAATGGATAAACAATGAAATGAAAAAGAGTAGTGGGGATTTAAGAAGGTAGTTTAAAACCTATGGATTTTGTTTTGCCCTTTATCTAGTTGGGTACAGGTTGGAGGCAGATTATGAATATCGATCAAACAAAAATTCCTCAAGCAACAGCTAAACGATTACCTCTGTATTATCGATTTTTAGAAAATTTACAAGCGTCAGGAAAACAACGGGTATCATCTTCGGAGTTAAGTGAAGCAGTAAAAGTCGATTCGGCGACAATACGCCGAGATTTTTCATACTTTGGTGCATTAGGAAAAAAAGGATATGGTTATAACGTTAATTACCTATTGTCCTTTTTTAGAAAAACACTTGATCAAGATGAGGTTACAAATGTAGCATTAATCGGTGTTGGAAACTTAGGAACAGCATTTTTAAATTACAATTTTTCAAAAAACAATAGTACTAGAATCGAAGTCGCTTTTGATGTCGATCAAAACAAAGTTGGAACAGAACTTGGAAGCGTTCCCATTCATCATTTAGATGATTTAGAAAAAATATTAGATGATTCTGTGTCAGTAGCCATTTTAACAGTACCATCATCAGTTGCCCAAAATGTAGCAGATCGATTAGTGGCTTCTGGTATCAAAGGAATATTAAATTTTACACCAGCAAGACTTTCTGTACCGCAAAATGTAAGAGTTCATCACATTGATTTATCTGTTGAACTGCAGTCATTAGTTTATTTTCTTAAACATTATCCAATGTAGTATAAAATGGAGAGGTTATCACTTTGTATAAAGTGGTAACCTTTTTTAGTGTTTAGAAAATCATAAGATTATTTACCTTTGGATAAGTTTACTTACAGTAATAGTCTAGCTACAGCCCCCAGCCCCTCGAGGTCAAATAACCTGCCGAGGAAAAAGGATTTCACTTTTTCTTAGAGAAAAAGTGAAAAAGCACACTTCCTTGCTCCTGCGGTTACTCGTCGCAAAGCTTGCAAGATGATTATTCAAGAAGTGGCTTGTCAGAACATTTGCTTGTCGGGGCTAATCAGGGCGCTTCCGCTTTGTTCTTCTATTCAGCAAGCTAACGTGATATAGTAAAAGAAGATATATTTCGGGAAACGAGGTATTTTTTATGAAGAAATTATTGCCTGAGAAGTGGCTTGTTGTCATTGCAGTATTATTAGGTACTTTTACAATCATTTTAAATAATAGTATGTTAAATCCAGCGGTTCCTCATTTGATGAATGTGTTTAATGCAGATGCGGTATCTACAGGCTGGGTGATTACAATATTTATGGTAACAATGGGAATTACAATGCCTTTAACAGGTTATCTAGGAGATAAGTTTGGCAAGAAAAAGCTTTATTTAATTGGCTTGCTAATTTTTATGGTTGGTTCAGTGTTAGGGTCCTTTTCTTGGAATTTAAGCTCACTAATCTTCTTCCGTGGTATTCAAGGAATTGCTGGTGGGATCATGATGCCTCTATCAATGGCGCTTATCTTTGAAGTGTTCCCAAGGCATGAACGTGGTCTTGCTACAGGTATTTGGGGGATCGCCGCGATGATGGCGCCAACGATTGGGCCAACCGTTGGTGGTGTCATCATTGAAACAGGTAGTTGGCAGTGGTTGTTTTTATTTAACGTTCCGATTGGTTTATTGGGAATCATCATTGGGGCGATGTATTTGAAAAATACGAACAAAGTTCAAGGGATAACCTTCGACAGATGGGGATTTGCTTCGGTCACGGTTGGTGTTGGCGCAATCTTGTATGCTTTAGGTAGGGTGTCAGCCCTTGAACATCTAGTTCAACCGTTTAATTTGTTCTTAATTCTTATAGGTTTCATTTCGTTGTTTTTCTTTGTGAAAATTGAAAATCGTAGTGAACAACCCCTACTAGATCTTTCGATATTTAAAAACAAAGCCTACACTTATAGTGTCTGGATTTCAATATCGACATCTTTAGCATTATTCGGTGGGATATTTCTTATTCCGTTATTAATTCAACATGTTTATGGTCTCGGTCCAATAGTCACTGGCCTCATTTTCCTACCCGCAGCTCTTTTTACGGGAATATTTATGACCATTGGTGGTAGAATTCTAGATCGAAGAGGTCCATTACTTGTTGTAACTAGTGGGTTATTAATAACCGCTATCTTTACACTCTCGTTAGGATTTATAACGATGGAA
This window harbors:
- a CDS encoding ABC-F family ATP-binding cassette domain-containing protein codes for the protein MILLQCVQLTKNFGAEPILSNIKLEVQSRDRVAIVGRNGAGKSTLLKIIAGKLSYNSGEVIIPKDVTLGYLAQNTGLESSSSIWDEMLTVFKPLIQMEKELRVLEAKMADPDCINNEKTYEKLLKDYDLLSESFKEQGGYKYEADIRGILSGLNFSDKDYSTKISTLSGGQKTRLALGKLLLTRPDLLILDEPTNHLDLETLTWLEQYLLHYDGAILIVSHDRYFLDKVSTVVYEISRKKATRFSGNYSFYLDEKAKRYELELKQYEKQQGEIEKLHTFVEKNLARASTTKRAQSRRKQLEKMDVLDRPQGDEKSARFSFDIIKQTGNDVLRTEQLSGGYPNSKPLFENLNLAINRSESIALLGPNGIGKSTLLKIITKQLEPLSGKIKYGSNLLLGYYDQEQANLNSNKQVLHELWDEYPLTPEKEIRTILGNFLFSGDDVLKSVSDLSGGEKARVSLAKLMMQKANFLILDEPTNHLDLDSKEILENALIDYPGTILFVSHDRYFVNRMASRVVEMTKDGLVDYIGDYDYYLAKKQENIERKQLKEQQEDKVQVQEEQPNKQTFLLDKEAKRKERQLKRRLEEIEQAIEELELSIDEKEKALCDPEIYQDHNQVSKLNTEIEKQKQELDALLEEWSELEA
- the moaC gene encoding cyclic pyranopterin monophosphate synthase MoaC, which gives rise to MSSFTHFNEQGRAKMVDISEKNETVRTALAKSSVEVSTEIYTKIKEGSMGKGDVLGVAQVAGVMAAKKTADWIPMCHPLALTGVDVTFDWSEKGKNHKLNIYVKVKTKGSTGVEMEALTAASAVALTVYDMCKAVDKGMIIGPTYLVEKTGGKSGDFKREKAVD
- a CDS encoding redox-sensing transcriptional repressor Rex, which produces MNIDQTKIPQATAKRLPLYYRFLENLQASGKQRVSSSELSEAVKVDSATIRRDFSYFGALGKKGYGYNVNYLLSFFRKTLDQDEVTNVALIGVGNLGTAFLNYNFSKNNSTRIEVAFDVDQNKVGTELGSVPIHHLDDLEKILDDSVSVAILTVPSSVAQNVADRLVASGIKGILNFTPARLSVPQNVRVHHIDLSVELQSLVYFLKHYPM
- a CDS encoding MDR family MFS transporter: MKKLLPEKWLVVIAVLLGTFTIILNNSMLNPAVPHLMNVFNADAVSTGWVITIFMVTMGITMPLTGYLGDKFGKKKLYLIGLLIFMVGSVLGSFSWNLSSLIFFRGIQGIAGGIMMPLSMALIFEVFPRHERGLATGIWGIAAMMAPTIGPTVGGVIIETGSWQWLFLFNVPIGLLGIIIGAMYLKNTNKVQGITFDRWGFASVTVGVGAILYALGRVSALEHLVQPFNLFLILIGFISLFFFVKIENRSEQPLLDLSIFKNKAYTYSVWISISTSLALFGGIFLIPLLIQHVYGLGPIVTGLIFLPAALFTGIFMTIGGRILDRRGPLLVVTSGLLITAIFTLSLGFITMETSLIVIFILMAMRGIGQGFSTMPATTAGMNAIPEKFISRGSAMNNVLRQISSALGIVFISIFYEVRKVQVFPNVGTMEEASLQAINEGFLLLGVIALLTVPFGWLLGRAAEKQESKTTLSA